From Anaerohalosphaera lusitana, one genomic window encodes:
- a CDS encoding purple acid phosphatase family protein: protein MKMAITRNFRTTLTAMLILASAITLTSTTTAAPAANAIEREKIFTKVPYLQSPGPDRMTICWETDRNTPGTLFLGKNGKYERSIGPITPERIDVFLGSDRYLYTARLTDLTPGTQYQYRVQIGTSPSPLYTFKTFDPANPSVSFIMYGDSRTGHENHTRLASRFLAHDPAFILHSGDLVSSDSFRNWGKQYFNPMAPVIPRVPVLPSIGNHEGSASNYLKYFHLPQPERYYHIESGPVFVLTLDADKTSKHDDQYAYASRALANSDAPWKIVLLHEPMFNVGGHRHTWDGKEAYLPLFRKHKVDIVVAGHSHIYERFHPLVSRDDPSSWAIQHITSGGGGAPLHDPAENHPMLAKTAKEYHFITAAATPNTLTARTINIDGQTIDTFTLRKQNGQQNIPLAKTRYEEETG, encoded by the coding sequence ATGAAAATGGCCATAACACGCAATTTCCGCACCACACTTACCGCAATGCTCATCCTCGCATCCGCGATCACCCTCACCAGCACCACCACCGCCGCACCAGCCGCAAACGCCATTGAACGTGAAAAAATCTTCACCAAGGTCCCGTACCTCCAGTCACCCGGCCCCGACCGCATGACCATCTGCTGGGAAACCGACCGCAACACCCCCGGCACGCTCTTCCTCGGCAAAAACGGCAAATACGAACGCTCCATAGGCCCCATCACCCCCGAAAGGATCGACGTATTCCTCGGCTCCGACCGCTACCTCTACACCGCCCGCCTAACCGACCTCACCCCCGGCACCCAATACCAGTACCGCGTCCAGATCGGCACCTCCCCCAGCCCGCTCTACACCTTCAAAACCTTCGACCCCGCCAACCCCTCCGTCAGCTTCATCATGTACGGCGACTCCCGCACCGGCCACGAAAACCACACCCGCCTCGCCTCCCGGTTCCTCGCCCACGACCCCGCCTTCATCCTCCACTCAGGCGACCTCGTCTCCTCCGACAGCTTCCGCAACTGGGGCAAACAGTACTTCAACCCCATGGCCCCCGTCATCCCCCGCGTACCCGTCCTGCCCAGCATAGGCAACCACGAAGGCAGCGCCTCCAACTACCTCAAATACTTCCACCTCCCCCAACCCGAACGCTACTACCACATCGAGTCCGGCCCGGTATTCGTCCTCACCCTCGACGCAGACAAAACCAGCAAACATGACGACCAGTACGCCTACGCATCCCGCGCCCTCGCCAACTCCGACGCACCCTGGAAGATCGTCCTCCTCCACGAACCGATGTTCAACGTAGGCGGCCACCGCCACACCTGGGACGGCAAAGAAGCATACCTGCCCCTCTTCCGCAAACACAAAGTCGACATCGTCGTCGCCGGCCACTCCCACATCTACGAACGCTTCCACCCCCTCGTCTCACGCGACGACCCTTCCTCATGGGCCATCCAGCACATAACCTCAGGCGGCGGCGGAGCACCCCTCCACGACCCAGCCGAAAACCACCCAATGCTCGCAAAAACCGCTAAGGAATATCACTTCATCACCGCCGCCGCAACCCCGAACACCCTGACCGCCCGCACAATAAACATCGACGGCCAAACAATAGACACCTTCACCCTCCGAAAACAAAACGGCCAGCAAAACATCCCCCTGGCCAAAACCCGCTACGAAGAAGAAACCGGCTAA